In a genomic window of Thermosynechococcus sp. CL-1:
- a CDS encoding M48 family metallopeptidase, with amino-acid sequence MKKQRWFLLFASLVCGVAIALHPVAAQAQNLWQRLLLQGIQVIQLSNISPRQEVALGQQIHEQMLRQGMRLVRNPAAQNYVNSIGDRLVNVGERRGVPYQFHIIQDRQVNAYATMGGFVYVTTGLMLRAENEAELASVIAHEIGHIDQRHVIRQLQQMAIAQGLMTAAGLDRDRGLQMAMELAFRRPRSREQELEADRYGLGLLARSNYDPRAMVTFLQKLQREGGAPPTILSTHPAPRDRQLLAENLIRSGLSNDCVVAPQPLCGTDPLAYQQQLRSF; translated from the coding sequence GTGAAAAAACAACGTTGGTTTCTCCTCTTTGCGAGCTTGGTCTGTGGGGTGGCGATCGCTCTCCATCCTGTGGCTGCACAGGCCCAAAATCTCTGGCAGCGGTTACTGTTGCAGGGGATTCAGGTCATCCAACTATCGAATATCTCGCCCCGCCAAGAGGTGGCCTTGGGGCAACAGATCCATGAGCAGATGCTGCGGCAAGGGATGCGCCTTGTTCGCAATCCCGCTGCGCAAAACTATGTGAATAGCATTGGTGACCGCTTGGTTAATGTCGGCGAACGTCGAGGTGTGCCCTACCAGTTTCACATCATCCAAGACCGCCAAGTCAATGCCTATGCCACAATGGGGGGCTTTGTCTATGTCACTACAGGGCTAATGCTGCGGGCGGAAAACGAGGCGGAACTAGCCAGCGTCATTGCCCACGAAATTGGCCATATTGATCAGCGCCATGTGATTCGTCAACTGCAACAAATGGCGATCGCTCAGGGGTTAATGACCGCAGCCGGCTTGGATCGCGATCGCGGGCTACAAATGGCCATGGAACTTGCCTTTCGGCGTCCCCGCAGTCGTGAGCAGGAACTAGAGGCCGATCGCTATGGACTGGGGCTATTGGCTCGCAGCAACTATGATCCACGGGCGATGGTGACATTTCTCCAGAAATTGCAACGGGAGGGAGGGGCACCGCCAACGATTTTGAGTACCCACCCTGCGCCGCGCGATCGCCAGTTGCTTGCTGAAAATTTAATTCGCTCTGGTTTGAGCAATGACTGTGTGGTTGCCCCCCAACCCCTGTGTGGCACCGATCCCTTGGCCTATCAGCAACAGCTGCGCTCCTTCTAG
- a CDS encoding cysteine synthase A: MDIKQGFVGTVGQTPLIRLNYFSDLTGCEILGKAEFLNPGGSVKDRAALYIIEDAEKKGLLKPGGTVVEGTAGNTGIGLAHICNAKGYKCLIVIPNTQSQEKIDLLRTLGAEVRPVPAVPYKDPNNYVKLSGRIAAEMENAIWANQFDNLANRQAHYETTGPEIWQQTDGRIDAWVAATGTGGTYAGVAMYLKEKNPTIRTVIADPMGSAIYSYAKTGTLSSSGSSITEGIGNSRITANLAGAPIDDAIQIEDQECLEIIYQLLHYDGLFMGGSVGINVGAAVRLAKELGPGHTIVTVLCDGGSRYQSRLFNSEWLASKGLRVPEIKKR, from the coding sequence ATGGATATTAAACAGGGTTTTGTCGGCACCGTCGGGCAGACGCCGCTGATTCGCCTCAACTACTTTAGCGACCTCACGGGCTGTGAAATTCTCGGTAAGGCAGAGTTCCTCAACCCCGGTGGCTCTGTTAAGGATCGGGCTGCCCTCTACATTATTGAAGATGCTGAAAAAAAGGGCCTTCTCAAACCCGGTGGTACGGTGGTCGAAGGCACAGCAGGCAATACGGGCATTGGCCTAGCCCACATCTGTAATGCCAAGGGCTACAAGTGTCTGATTGTGATTCCCAATACCCAATCCCAAGAAAAAATTGATCTGTTGCGTACCCTGGGTGCCGAAGTGCGCCCCGTTCCCGCTGTGCCCTACAAAGACCCCAATAACTATGTGAAGCTCTCTGGCCGTATTGCTGCTGAGATGGAGAATGCCATCTGGGCGAACCAGTTCGATAACCTTGCCAATCGCCAAGCCCACTACGAAACCACAGGACCGGAAATTTGGCAGCAGACCGATGGCCGCATTGATGCGTGGGTGGCAGCAACGGGCACAGGGGGCACCTATGCAGGTGTGGCGATGTACCTCAAGGAAAAAAATCCCACCATTCGCACTGTGATTGCTGATCCCATGGGCAGTGCCATCTATAGCTATGCGAAAACGGGCACCCTCAGTAGCAGTGGCAGTTCCATTACCGAAGGCATTGGCAATAGCCGCATTACCGCCAACTTAGCAGGCGCTCCCATTGATGATGCGATTCAAATTGAGGATCAAGAGTGCCTTGAGATCATTTATCAACTGCTGCACTACGATGGCCTCTTTATGGGTGGCTCCGTCGGGATTAATGTGGGGGCAGCGGTACGCCTCGCCAAGGAACTCGGACCCGGTCACACAATTGTTACTGTGTTGTGCGATGGGGGTTCCCGCTATCAATCGCGGCTCTTTAATTCAGAGTGGCTGGCCAGTAAAGGGCTACGGGTGCCAGAGATTAAAAAACGTTAA
- a CDS encoding site-specific DNA-methyltransferase: MPFISKKEAFFQMKDTWLFNANSLDADLFTEPFIDLIVTSPPYNVGLEYRSVKDNVPYSDYLEFSRAWLSNCFHWTKTGGRFCLNIPLDKNKGGQRSVGADLTVLAQEVGWKYQSTIVWNEGNISRRTAWGSWMSPSAPYVIAPVELIVVLYKEEWRRKSDEKADITREEFMEWTNGLWTFSGESKKKIGHPAPFPRELPRRCIKLFSFPGDIVFDPFCGSGTTLVEAFANKRKGVGVEIDPRYAELAKERLLNEITLFDVINL; the protein is encoded by the coding sequence ATGCCATTCATCTCAAAAAAAGAAGCCTTCTTTCAAATGAAAGATACATGGCTATTCAATGCCAATAGCCTTGATGCTGATTTATTTACTGAGCCTTTTATTGACCTGATTGTGACTTCCCCGCCCTACAATGTGGGTCTTGAATATCGCTCAGTCAAAGATAATGTCCCCTACAGCGATTATCTAGAATTTAGTCGCGCTTGGCTGTCCAACTGTTTTCACTGGACAAAAACGGGCGGGCGGTTTTGCCTTAACATTCCCCTCGATAAAAACAAAGGGGGACAGCGCAGTGTTGGCGCGGATTTGACGGTTTTGGCTCAAGAGGTTGGCTGGAAATATCAGTCCACCATTGTCTGGAATGAGGGTAATATTTCGCGGCGGACGGCTTGGGGATCGTGGATGTCGCCCTCAGCACCCTATGTGATTGCGCCTGTGGAGTTAATTGTGGTGTTGTACAAAGAGGAGTGGCGGCGCAAGTCCGATGAAAAGGCCGATATTACTCGGGAAGAATTTATGGAATGGACAAACGGGCTATGGACATTCAGCGGCGAAAGCAAAAAAAAGATTGGTCACCCTGCACCGTTTCCAAGGGAACTGCCGAGACGATGTATCAAGCTCTTTAGTTTTCCGGGGGATATCGTCTTCGATCCCTTTTGTGGCAGCGGCACAACACTGGTGGAAGCTTTTGCCAACAAACGAAAAGGCGTCGGCGTTGAAATTGATCCTCGATATGCAGAACTGGCAAAGGAGAGACTCCTGAATGAGATTACACTTTTTGATGTAATCAATTTATAG
- the pyrR gene encoding bifunctional pyr operon transcriptional regulator/uracil phosphoribosyltransferase PyrR, translating into MAGEVVEILSADDLRRTVTRLASQVVEKARDALDKLVLLGIHTRGVPLAKLLGQQVEQLEGVSLPIGELDITFYRDDLDRIGPRTPRQTLIPVDLSGRIVVLVDDVIFSGRTIRSALNAVHDYGRPSAIWLLVLIDRGHRELPIHPDFTGKVLPTARDEVVKVLLQGIDQRDGVELWKPS; encoded by the coding sequence ATGGCTGGTGAAGTCGTTGAAATTCTCAGTGCCGATGATCTACGGCGCACTGTCACGCGCTTAGCTTCCCAAGTGGTGGAGAAGGCTCGCGATGCCCTCGACAAATTAGTGTTGTTGGGGATTCATACCCGTGGGGTTCCCCTTGCCAAGCTGTTGGGGCAACAAGTTGAACAACTGGAAGGAGTGAGCCTCCCCATTGGTGAGTTGGATATCACGTTTTATCGCGATGACTTGGATCGCATTGGCCCGCGCACACCGCGTCAGACCCTGATTCCCGTGGATCTCTCTGGGCGGATTGTGGTCTTGGTGGATGATGTGATTTTTAGTGGCCGCACGATTCGCTCTGCCCTCAATGCCGTTCATGATTACGGTCGCCCCAGTGCCATTTGGTTATTGGTACTCATCGATCGCGGGCACCGCGAATTGCCGATTCACCCCGACTTTACGGGTAAAGTACTGCCCACGGCTCGCGATGAAGTGGTCAAGGTACTCTTGCAGGGGATTGATCAGCGAGATGGGGTAGAGCTATGGAAACCCTCTTAA
- the uvrB gene encoding excinuclease ABC subunit UvrB: MTSTPFRIHAPFEPTGDQPQAIQKLVAGVQAGYRFQTLLGATGTGKTHTIARVIEALGRPTLVLAHNKTLAAQLCNELRSFFPENAVEYFISYYDYYQPEAYIPVTDTYIEKSASINEEIDMLRHSATRSLFERRDVIVVASISCIYGLGIPAEYLKAAISLEVGSEMDLRQLLRQLATIQYTRNDVELGRGRFRVKGDVLEIGPAYEDRIIRVEFFGDEIEAIRYLDPLTGETLQSVERLNIYPAKHFVTPAERLEAACAAIEAELQAQVAYLEAQNKLLEAQRLSQRTRYDLEMLRQVGYCNGVENYSRHLAGRAAGEPPECLIDYFPEDWLLVVDESHVTVPQIRGMFNGDQARKKVLIDHGFRLPSAADNRPLKAEEFWQKVKQCIFVSATPGDWELAVSEGQVVEQIIRPTGVVDPEIFVRPTQGQVDDLYGEIRLRCDRQERVLVTTLTKRMAEDLTEYFQERGVRVRYLHSEINAIERIEILEALRQGDFDVLIGVNLLREGLDLPEVSLVAILDADKEGFLRAERSLIQTIGRAARHVRGQAILYADTLTDSMQKAIQETERRRAIQLAYNQAHGITPQPIVKKTSNAILAFLDVSRRLNAESVPVLSSQTLQELSLEDIPQLIQDLEAKMKAAAQELAFEEAARYRDQIKRLRDRLVGHP, encoded by the coding sequence ATGACCAGCACTCCCTTTCGTATTCACGCTCCCTTTGAACCGACGGGAGATCAACCCCAAGCCATTCAAAAACTGGTTGCAGGGGTACAGGCGGGATATCGCTTCCAAACATTGCTGGGGGCAACGGGCACTGGCAAAACCCACACGATCGCCCGCGTGATCGAGGCTCTTGGTCGCCCAACCCTTGTGCTGGCTCACAACAAAACCCTTGCGGCGCAACTGTGCAATGAACTGCGCTCCTTCTTTCCAGAAAATGCCGTCGAGTACTTTATCTCCTACTACGACTACTATCAGCCTGAGGCCTACATTCCCGTTACCGATACCTACATCGAAAAAAGTGCCTCGATTAATGAGGAAATTGATATGCTGCGGCACTCCGCTACCCGCTCCCTCTTTGAACGGCGGGATGTGATTGTGGTTGCCTCGATTAGTTGCATCTACGGCTTGGGTATTCCAGCAGAGTACCTCAAAGCCGCGATTTCCTTGGAGGTGGGCAGTGAAATGGATCTGCGGCAACTACTGCGGCAATTGGCGACAATTCAATACACGCGCAACGATGTGGAACTGGGGCGGGGGCGCTTCCGTGTCAAGGGAGATGTTTTAGAAATTGGCCCAGCCTATGAGGATCGCATCATTCGCGTGGAGTTTTTTGGTGACGAAATCGAAGCCATCCGCTATCTCGATCCCCTGACGGGGGAAACATTGCAGAGTGTCGAACGCCTGAATATCTATCCCGCGAAGCACTTTGTCACCCCTGCCGAACGCCTTGAAGCGGCTTGTGCTGCCATTGAAGCGGAACTGCAAGCCCAAGTGGCTTACTTGGAAGCCCAAAATAAACTCCTTGAAGCACAGCGCCTGAGTCAACGTACCCGCTATGACTTGGAAATGCTGCGACAGGTGGGCTACTGCAACGGTGTCGAAAACTACTCACGCCATCTCGCAGGCCGCGCAGCGGGGGAACCGCCGGAGTGTTTGATTGATTATTTTCCTGAGGATTGGCTGTTGGTGGTGGATGAGTCCCATGTAACGGTGCCGCAAATTCGCGGGATGTTTAATGGCGACCAAGCGCGGAAAAAAGTGCTGATTGATCACGGCTTTCGGTTGCCCAGTGCGGCGGATAATCGCCCCCTGAAGGCGGAGGAATTTTGGCAAAAGGTGAAGCAATGTATCTTTGTCTCGGCAACCCCCGGCGATTGGGAATTGGCGGTGTCTGAAGGGCAAGTTGTCGAGCAAATTATTCGGCCGACGGGGGTCGTGGATCCAGAAATTTTTGTCCGTCCCACCCAAGGACAGGTGGATGATCTCTATGGGGAGATTCGCCTGCGGTGCGATCGCCAAGAGCGGGTACTGGTGACCACTCTCACGAAACGCATGGCCGAGGATCTCACGGAATACTTCCAAGAACGGGGGGTACGAGTGCGCTATCTGCACTCAGAAATCAATGCCATTGAGCGCATTGAAATTCTTGAAGCCCTGCGCCAAGGGGACTTTGATGTGTTGATTGGTGTCAACCTGTTGCGGGAGGGACTGGATTTACCCGAAGTGTCCTTGGTGGCCATCCTTGATGCAGATAAAGAGGGCTTCCTGCGGGCGGAGCGATCGCTGATTCAAACCATTGGCCGTGCTGCCCGGCACGTCCGTGGACAGGCGATTCTCTATGCCGACACCCTCACCGACAGTATGCAAAAAGCCATCCAAGAAACGGAGCGCCGCCGCGCCATTCAACTGGCCTACAACCAAGCCCACGGCATTACTCCCCAGCCCATTGTCAAGAAAACCAGCAATGCCATCTTGGCCTTTTTGGATGTGTCTCGCCGCCTCAATGCCGAGTCGGTGCCTGTCTTATCTTCCCAAACCTTACAGGAACTGAGCCTAGAGGACATCCCCCAACTGATCCAAGACCTTGAGGCGAAAATGAAGGCGGCTGCCCAAGAATTGGCCTTTGAGGAGGCTGCCCGCTACCGCGATCAAATTAAGCGTTTGCGCGATCGCCTCGTGGGGCACCCCTAG
- the apcB gene encoding allophycocyanin subunit beta produces MRDAVTTLIKNYDSTGRYLDRDAVDSLRSYFNSGAVRVKAAAVINGDAAAIVKEAGSALFTEQPELIQPGGNAYTTRRYATCLRDMDYYLRYATYAIVAGDVDVLNERVLEGLRETYNSLGVPIGPTVRGIQIMKEIVRDRVAAAGIEDTSIVEQPFDYMCRQLSEVNI; encoded by the coding sequence ATGCGTGATGCCGTCACCACACTGATTAAAAACTATGACTCCACCGGTCGCTACCTCGATCGCGATGCTGTTGACAGTTTGCGCTCCTACTTTAATTCCGGTGCGGTACGGGTTAAAGCGGCAGCAGTGATCAATGGCGATGCCGCAGCCATTGTGAAGGAAGCGGGTTCTGCCCTCTTCACAGAGCAGCCGGAACTGATTCAACCCGGCGGCAATGCCTACACCACACGCCGCTACGCCACCTGCCTGCGGGATATGGACTACTACCTACGCTATGCCACCTACGCCATTGTGGCCGGGGATGTGGATGTCCTCAACGAGCGCGTCCTCGAAGGTCTGCGGGAAACCTACAACTCCCTTGGGGTGCCCATTGGACCAACGGTGCGCGGTATTCAAATCATGAAGGAGATTGTGCGCGATCGCGTGGCAGCGGCGGGCATCGAGGACACGAGTATTGTCGAACAACCCTTTGACTACATGTGTCGGCAACTGAGTGAAGTGAATATCTAG
- the ispF gene encoding 2-C-methyl-D-erythritol 2,4-cyclodiphosphate synthase, giving the protein MKIRIGNGYDIHQLVPERPLILGGIKLEHTLGLLGHSDADVLTHAIMDALLGALSLGDIGHYFPPSDPQWAGADSQVLLAKVAALIAERGWQVGNIDAVVVAERPKLKPYLDQMRDRLATTLGIDRDQISIKATTNEKLGPVGREEGIAAYAVALLQSEA; this is encoded by the coding sequence ATGAAAATTCGCATTGGTAATGGCTACGACATCCATCAATTGGTGCCCGAGCGGCCTCTGATTTTAGGCGGTATCAAACTAGAACACACCTTGGGACTCTTGGGGCACAGTGATGCCGATGTCCTCACCCACGCCATTATGGACGCCCTTTTGGGGGCCCTCAGCCTTGGCGATATTGGCCATTACTTTCCCCCCAGTGATCCGCAGTGGGCAGGGGCAGATAGCCAAGTCTTGCTGGCGAAAGTAGCGGCACTGATTGCAGAACGGGGTTGGCAAGTGGGCAACATTGATGCCGTAGTGGTGGCAGAGCGTCCGAAGCTGAAACCCTACCTCGACCAGATGCGCGATCGCCTTGCAACCACCCTAGGGATCGATCGCGACCAGATTAGTATCAAAGCCACCACCAATGAAAAACTGGGGCCAGTGGGGCGTGAAGAGGGCATTGCTGCCTATGCCGTGGCGCTGCTCCAGTCAGAAGCTTAA
- a CDS encoding pentapeptide repeat-containing protein: MMIKGHLNQVMSDRLRGGKHLWNEWRRAYPQLTVDLSEMNLTGMDLRGYDLRGCNLSRACLREVNLAHGDLRFANLYEADLTAANLDDADCRGALFLKVVGDRATAQRANFQLANLQYARLTYADFSWVTLEQADCRHSNWCQADLSHARAAASDFSFALLMAASLNEATLRFAQLVQACLEGVQAYRCNFYAANLAYAGLTRGYFSHALFVRANLSHAICRWANFRHANLQQSQCEQTDFHYSLYVS; this comes from the coding sequence ATGATGATCAAAGGGCACTTAAATCAGGTAATGAGCGATCGCCTGCGGGGGGGAAAACACCTCTGGAACGAATGGCGGCGAGCTTATCCTCAGCTTACTGTAGATTTGAGTGAAATGAATCTTACGGGCATGGATCTGCGGGGCTATGACCTGCGGGGCTGCAATCTCAGCCGTGCCTGTCTGCGAGAGGTGAACCTTGCCCACGGGGATTTGCGCTTTGCTAACCTCTATGAGGCGGATCTGACAGCGGCGAACCTCGATGATGCCGATTGCCGAGGGGCGTTGTTCTTAAAAGTGGTGGGCGATCGCGCCACTGCCCAGCGGGCAAATTTTCAACTGGCCAACTTGCAGTACGCTCGGTTGACCTATGCCGATTTCTCTTGGGTCACCCTTGAGCAGGCGGATTGTCGCCACAGCAATTGGTGTCAAGCAGATCTCAGCCATGCCCGCGCCGCTGCCAGTGATTTTTCCTTTGCGCTGTTGATGGCAGCCAGTCTCAATGAAGCTACGCTGCGGTTTGCGCAACTGGTGCAGGCTTGTCTTGAGGGGGTTCAGGCTTACCGCTGCAACTTCTATGCGGCCAATTTAGCCTATGCAGGACTGACGCGGGGCTATTTCTCCCATGCCCTTTTTGTGCGCGCCAACCTCAGTCATGCCATCTGTCGCTGGGCCAATTTTCGCCATGCCAATCTCCAGCAAAGCCAGTGCGAGCAAACGGATTTTCACTACAGCCTGTATGTTAGCTAG
- a CDS encoding LysR family transcriptional regulator, whose product MKQATLHQLKVFEVTARHGSFTRAAEELFLTQPTVSIQMKQLTRAVGMPLFEQVGKRLYLTEAGKELLATCQDIFERLERFEMAVANLKGLKQGHLRLCVITTAKYVIPRLLGPFCQRYPGIDVALTVTNHEQVVERIRGNMDDLYIPSCPPENVDVECHRFLDNPLVVVAPSHHRLSGRSKIPIQELAGEPFIMREQGSGTRQAVEKLFAEHGVPINIRLELGSNESIKQAIAGGLGISVLSHHCLALDRESSQLTILDVEHFPIQRHWHLVYPAGKQLSVVAQAFFDYVSTEGREMIESSLTYPSVAAPAKELNPV is encoded by the coding sequence TTGAAACAAGCAACCCTACATCAGCTTAAGGTTTTTGAGGTCACTGCTCGCCACGGAAGTTTTACCCGCGCTGCCGAGGAACTCTTTCTGACGCAGCCCACCGTTTCGATTCAAATGAAGCAGTTGACCCGTGCCGTTGGTATGCCCCTCTTTGAGCAAGTGGGCAAGCGGCTCTATCTCACAGAAGCCGGCAAGGAACTACTGGCCACCTGCCAAGACATCTTTGAGCGCCTTGAGCGGTTTGAAATGGCCGTTGCCAATCTCAAGGGTCTCAAGCAGGGACACTTGCGGCTGTGTGTCATTACCACGGCCAAATATGTGATTCCGCGGCTGCTGGGGCCATTTTGCCAGCGCTATCCGGGGATTGATGTCGCCCTGACGGTCACCAACCATGAACAGGTGGTAGAGCGCATTCGAGGCAATATGGACGATCTCTATATTCCCAGTTGCCCACCGGAGAATGTGGATGTGGAGTGCCACCGCTTTTTGGATAATCCCTTAGTGGTGGTTGCCCCCAGTCACCATCGCCTCAGTGGCCGCAGTAAAATCCCGATCCAAGAACTGGCGGGAGAACCCTTTATTATGCGGGAGCAGGGATCGGGCACCCGCCAAGCGGTGGAGAAGCTCTTTGCAGAGCACGGTGTGCCGATCAATATCCGCCTTGAGCTGGGAAGTAACGAGTCCATTAAGCAGGCGATCGCCGGCGGCCTAGGGATTTCTGTCCTGTCTCACCACTGCTTAGCCCTTGATCGCGAGTCCAGCCAGTTGACGATTCTCGATGTCGAACATTTCCCGATTCAGCGGCACTGGCATTTGGTCTATCCTGCGGGCAAACAACTGTCGGTCGTGGCTCAGGCCTTCTTTGACTATGTGTCCACTGAGGGTCGGGAGATGATTGAATCGAGCCTCACCTATCCCAGTGTGGCGGCGCCGGCCAAGGAACTCAATCCTGTCTAG
- a CDS encoding alpha/beta hydrolase: MTTLQFLTFPDPPIAADHSLLLLHGWGANAADLISLGSLLAPQAQTYAAEAPFPHPYVPQGRMWYDLNQHDARSGSLLLDERATDLATSEAALREWIASLPIDLSRTILGGFSQGGALTLVVGLTLPLAGLLVFSGYLVRPPVVTATSPPVLMIHGTADPVVPFASAQASWQALQAAGVKGAFHALPMAHEINGDAIAIARQFIEKTLPNINSN; the protein is encoded by the coding sequence ATGACAACCCTCCAATTTCTCACCTTTCCCGATCCGCCGATCGCGGCCGATCACAGCCTTCTATTGCTCCACGGCTGGGGTGCCAATGCCGCAGATCTGATTTCCCTTGGATCGTTGCTGGCTCCCCAAGCCCAAACCTATGCAGCGGAAGCTCCCTTTCCCCATCCTTACGTCCCCCAAGGGCGGATGTGGTACGACCTGAATCAGCACGATGCCCGCAGTGGCTCATTACTGCTCGATGAGCGGGCAACGGATCTAGCCACCAGTGAAGCGGCACTGCGGGAGTGGATTGCCAGCTTGCCCATTGATCTCAGCCGCACAATTTTAGGGGGATTTTCCCAAGGGGGAGCATTGACATTGGTTGTGGGGTTAACGTTGCCTTTAGCGGGATTATTGGTCTTTAGTGGCTATTTAGTGCGCCCGCCAGTGGTGACAGCCACCTCGCCACCCGTGTTGATGATCCATGGCACAGCGGATCCTGTGGTGCCCTTTGCCAGTGCCCAAGCCAGTTGGCAAGCCTTGCAAGCCGCAGGAGTGAAGGGAGCGTTTCATGCCCTACCCATGGCCCATGAAATTAATGGAGACGCGATCGCGATCGCCCGCCAGTTTATTGAGAAGACCCTGCCTAACATCAACTCAAATTGA
- a CDS encoding diacylglycerol/polyprenol kinase family protein — MTMFWAGILVTSWLGLVLLTAELIHAWFPNAKEWSRKVVHIGAGQVILIAYALGVPTSWGIVAAAIAGVVTLLSYRIPIFPSISGVGRQSWGTFFYAVSIGTLMALFWNTLPELAVLGILVMAWGDGLAALVGINWGRHPLPRTSKSWEGTLTMFCVSTVVAALSLTPIAALELLWIAPLVGLGATLLELIAWRGVDNLTVPIGSALLAYGLLNLS, encoded by the coding sequence ATGACAATGTTCTGGGCAGGAATTTTGGTCACAAGTTGGCTGGGCTTGGTGCTGTTAACCGCAGAACTGATTCACGCTTGGTTTCCCAATGCCAAGGAATGGTCACGGAAAGTGGTTCACATTGGTGCGGGTCAAGTGATTCTCATTGCCTATGCCTTGGGGGTACCCACGAGTTGGGGAATTGTGGCCGCAGCGATCGCTGGCGTCGTCACACTGCTTTCTTACCGCATACCGATTTTTCCCAGTATTAGTGGCGTGGGGCGCCAAAGCTGGGGCACCTTTTTTTATGCGGTGAGTATTGGCACATTAATGGCGCTCTTTTGGAACACGCTGCCGGAACTGGCGGTTCTGGGAATTTTAGTGATGGCTTGGGGAGATGGCTTGGCTGCCCTTGTGGGGATTAACTGGGGACGCCATCCCCTGCCGCGAACCAGTAAAAGCTGGGAAGGAACCCTGACCATGTTCTGTGTGAGTACCGTGGTGGCGGCTCTATCCCTCACCCCCATTGCGGCCTTAGAGTTGCTCTGGATTGCCCCCTTAGTAGGTCTGGGTGCGACCCTTTTGGAACTGATTGCTTGGCGAGGGGTTGATAATCTCACAGTTCCGATCGGTAGCGCTTTGCTTGCCTATGGGTTACTCAATTTGAGTTGA